TTTCCATGAAGAACACCAGTAGGTTCTCCGTTTTCATCTTTTTCTATATGCCCTTTTGGAGGGTCAATAGTATCTTTAGTAATACCAGCTAATTCTAATGCTTTGGAATTTACAGAACATGCCCCAAATATTCTTTCAAGAACAACAGCATTATCAGGTGAAGCAATATCCAAATCATAACGATTAGGAGCTCTGTTTTCTTCAAATTGAGATTCTATCCAGCTGCCTCCCTGTATCCATGTTCCCTCTGGGACTTCTTTTATTCTTTCTGCAATTTTTTCCTGAAGCATTTTCATACTGTCAATACCAAAGAGTACAATTCCTTCAAGCATTAAACCAGTTTCCCATGCATGATTATGGGCATCATTGATACCAGGGATAAGGCTCCTTCCTTTTAAGTCTATCAATACACTGTTTCCAGTTTTCATTGACAATATTTCGTCATTGCTCCCAACTGCTGCTATCTTATTCCCTGATACAGCAGCAGCTTCATAAATACTGTCTTTTTCATCTACTGTATGAACACTTCCATTGTAGAAGATATAATCTGGAAAATATATTTTTGATTTATTCATCATTGTACTCCTCCTAAAATTTTACCATTTCTCTTCTCAGCTATTCTAGAAAATATGAAGAGAGCTGTTACTATTGATATTGCTGTAACTATAAGTCCTAGTATTGGAGAAACAAGTCCACCTACCAGAAAACCTATGATTGAAGATATTCCAACAGTCATACTGTAAGGAAGCTGTGTTTTTACATGTTCTACATGGTCAGAACCAGCTGCTGTAGATGCGAGAATAGTAGTATCAGATATAGGAGAACAGTGATCTCCAAATACTCCCCCACTCAAAGAAGCCCCTATCATAAGTTCCATTGGTACTCCAAATGTGTGTGCTATTGGAAGAGATATCGGCATGATTATAGCCCATACTCCCCAAGAACTTCCAGTTGAGAAACCAACAAAAGCACCAACTACAAAGAGGAATGCAGGCATAAGACCAGCAGCTATATTGTAGTGTGCAACTATATTTATTAAATATCCTTTAAGGTCCATAACCCCTGTCAATGAACCAATAGACCATGCTAATACTAATATGATTGGAATATCAGAGTTTAAAGCTACTCCTTTACAGAACATAGGAACAATATCAGCATATTTAAATATTTTAGCCTTTGCACCCATTATTCCAGCAGCTATTGAAGCAACTAAAAATCCAGTAGTGATAGAAAGAGATATATTAGAATTAACAAAAGCTCCTCCTATACCATTTTCTCCAGCTTTTCCAGTCCATAATATCATAGCTATCAATGTAGCAAATAATGCAAGAAGTGGAACAATAAAACTAGCTAATGTTATATTTGAATCTTTAAATAAAGCATTTTCATCTAAATCATATTTTCCCATTGGATTATCATTTTCACCTATAAGTTCACCAGTTTCAATTGCTCTTTTTTCAGCTTTATACATAGGACCAATATCCAGATTAAATATGATGATGAAGAACAGAGCAAGCATACCAAACATTGCATAGAAATTATATGGTATAGCTTTCAAATATGTAGTCCATGGATTGTCAGTTATACCTAATAAAGCAAATTGTGTAGCTATAAGCCCAATTGCATAAGTACTGTAACTTGTGATAGGAGAAAGAGTTGCAAAAGGACACCCCATAACATCACAAATATATGCAAGTTTAACTCTAGATATTCTAAGTCTCTCAGTTATTGGTCTCATAATAGCCCCAAGTGTGAGAGTAGGTTCTGTAAAAATGAAAGCAAATGCTGCAAAGTAAGCTGTAAGCTGAGCACCCTTTCTTGATTTTACTCTCTTAGAAGCATAATCCCCAAATGCTTTTGCTGCTCCAGAAACTTTTATCAAATATACAAATCCTCCACAAGACACAATAAGCATTATCATTCCTGCATTCCAGCTGTTCCCAATAAGTGGAATGAAGAAATCTGAAATCATTTTTGGGAATCCAACTATTGGATTCCAGTCAGAGATAATAGTTGTTCCAATCCAAAGTCCTAAGAAAAGTGAAAAAACTGTTTGTTTTGTCACCAGAGCCAGTATAATAGCTACCAGCGGTGGAATGACAGATAAAATTCCATATTCCATAATTTTGCCCCCCTTGATTTAAGATAAAAGTTATTAAATTTAACTACATGTAGTGGTTACTATATTTATAATTTAAAAATGTAGTAAAGTCAAGAAGATTTTTTAAAAAACTTTGTAAAAAAAACATTTTAAAGGAATATAAGTTCTAAAAAATCAGAAGGAAAGAATATTTATAATATAAATGAAAAATTAAAATAATATATAAAAAATTGAAAATATTTGATAAGTTTGCTACAATTTAATAAGATAAAATGTCATAAGAAAAAGGGGGAATTTTTATGAAAAGAAAAAAATTGAGTATAAAATTATATATATTTTTAAAAGGGACAATATTATACCAGGAGGAATTGAATGAATGAACAGTTAATCTGTTTGAAAGAAATTAATGAGGAGAATTATAATGATTGTATAGCATTAGATGTCAATGAGAAACAGAGAGCTTTTGTTGCTTCAAATATCTATTCTATAGCCCAAGCATATATTTACAGAGATACAGTTAAACTATTTTGTATATATGTTGGTGATACTCTTATAGGTTTTACTATGTTTAATTTGGAGAAAGAAAAAGATGAATATTGGATATGCCGTTTTATGATAGATAAAAATTATCAGAGGATGGGATATGGAAAGAAAGCTATAATAAAAATAGTGGAGTTTTTAAAAAAAGAAAGAACAGAAAATATAAAAATATCTTTTGAACCAGAAAATATTCTAGCTATGAAATTGTATTCTGCCTGTGGATTTAAAGAAACAGGAGAGGTAGATGAAGATGGAGAAATTATAATGGAAATAAAAATTAAATAGATTAGAATATAGAGAAGTTGATATAGAAAATAATTTAAAGTTTTTTATATTATATAGGAAGAGAAAATATTTATAGTGGAGAATAAAGAAAAGAGAGAGCTGCAGAACTCTCTCTTTTTAGATATTGTAATTATTTAGATATAGTATCCTCTAATATTTTAATTAGTACCATCCTCTAACTTTCATAGCTTCTGCGATTTTCTTAATAGATTTCATATAAGTAGCTTGTCTGAAAGAAACATTCTTCTCAACTTTCAATTCCCAAATTGGTTTGAAAGCATCTACCATAGCTCTTTCTTCTTTTTCTTCTACTTCTGCTTCTGTCCAATAATATCCATATAGATTTTGTACCCATTCAAAGTAAGATACTGTAACTCCTCCAGCATTTGTTAAAATATCTGGAGTAACTATGATACCTTTTTTATAAAGAATTTCATCAGCTTCTGGAGTAACTGGTCCATTAGCTCCTTCGCATATTAATAGAGCCTTAATCAACTCAGCTTCTTTAGCAGTGATTGCATTTTCCAAAGCACATGGAGCAATAGCATCAACATCTAATGCCCAGAATTCCTCCATAGTAATTTCTTTAGAATCAGCAACTTTTGTTAAGCTTCCTTCAGTTTTTGCAGCTTCTAATTCTTCAAAAGTGAAACCTTCTGCTTTGTATATTGCAAAAGCTCCCTTTCCTTTTTCAAATTCAGCAACTGCTACTACTTTTCCCCCTAATTTTATAACATTTTTTGCACTGAACTTTCCAACATTTCCAAATCCTTGAACAGCTACAGTTGCTTTAGCAAGATCTTTTCCTAATGCCTTAAAAGTTTCTCTCATAGTTACTGCAACACCAAATCCAGTAGCTTCATTTCTTCCTGCAGATCCACCATAACTTAGAGGCTTACCAGTGAATACTCCAATTGTTTGTTCTCCAGCTAATTTATTGTATTCATCTTGCATCCATGCTATGATTTGTCCATTTGTATTAACATCTGGAGCAGGAATATCCATTTTTTCTCCCAAGTAACGGAACATTCCACGTACCCATCCTCTAGAAAGCTGTTCTAGTTCTCTTTGAGATAATTCAGAAGGATCAACAGTAATTCCTCCTTTACCTCCACCATAAGGGATTCCAGTTACTTGACATTTAATACTCATCCACATAGAAAGAGCTTTTACTTCATCAGCATTTACATTTTGATGGAAACGGATTCCTCCTTTGAAAGGTCCTACTGCATCATTATGAGCTGATCTGTATCCTTTAAATGTTTTGAGAGAACCATCATCCATTTTTACTGGAATAGAAATCTCAATAATTCTTTGAGGTTCTTTTAATAATTCATATACAGCTGGATCAGCACCTAAAGCATCACATGCTTTTTTTACTTGTGCTTGAGCGCTCAATAGTGGGTTTAAAGTTTCTTTTACCATAAAATCCTCCTTAAGATAATTAAATAAAATATAGATTCCAAATTTATTGTGCCATTACCCTTTACATTGTATTATAATTATAGCTTTAAAAAAAAAATAGTCAATTACATTAAATGAATTATAAAAATAAAAAAAACATATAAATGAAAAGAATATACACAATATATTAAATAACTGAAAAAATCACTTATTTACAGCTTAAATTAAAATATATAATATATACATAATATATAAGTGTTTGAAAATAAGTCTTTTTTTATGAGTATGTTTGAAAATAATCAAGTATATTTAAGATATTAAAGACCAAATAATTTTTTGAAAGATTATATAAATTTACTTCCTAGAAATTATAAATAATAACAAAATAGAAAAATATGATACATAAACTTTAAGTATTTAAGAGAGGTGAGGAAAATAAATTTAAGTGTATGCTATCTTGACGAAATGAAATAAAAATGCTATAAGTGATTAAATAAAAATGTAAATGAAAGTAATTATGTTTTTATATTAAAGGAGGTATTATAATGAAAGTGATTTTTTATGGAGTTCGTGATGTAGAGGTACCTATTTTTGAAGCTGTGAATAAAAAATTTGGTTATGATGTAACTTTGATACCAGAATATCTGACTGATGAAGCTACAGCAAGAAAAGCTCTTGGATATGATGCTGTAGTATTAAGAGGAAACTGTTTTGCTACAAAGGAAATATTAGATATCTATAAAGAAATGGGAGTACAATATGTTATGACAAGAACTGTTGGAGTAAATCATATTGATGTTCCTTATGCAAAAGAGTTAGGATTTAAAACTGCTTATGTTCCTTTTTATTCTCCAAATGCTATTGCAGAGTTGGCACTAAGTTTAGCAATGGGTTTATTAAGAAATGTAGTTTATACTGTAAATAGAACAAAAGAAAGAAACTTTATTGTAGATAAACAAATGTTCTCAAAAGAAGTAAGAAATTGCACTGTAGGGGTTGTTGGATTAGGGAGAATTGGAATGACAGCTGCAAGACTTTTTAAAGGATTGGGAGCAAATGTGATAGGATATGATCTATTTCCTAAAACTGGAGTGGAAGATATTGTAACACAGGTTTCTATGGATGAGTTATTAGAAAAATCTGATATTATTACTTTGCATGCTCCTTATATCAAAGAAAATGGAAGAGTAATCACAAAAGAAACTTTAGCAAAAATGAAAGATGGAGTTATCTTAATTAACACAGGAAGAGGAGAATTAGTTGATACTGCTGCTTTAGTGGAAGCTTTAGAAAGTGGGAAAGTATCTGGAGCAGGTATTGATACTTTGGATAATGAAGTATCTATTTTCTTTAAAGATTTTGGAAGCAACAAATTAGAAGATCCATACTTTGAAAAATTAGTAGAAATGTATCCAAAAGTTTTGATTACTCCACATGTAGGATCTTATACTGATGAAGCTGCTTTAAATATGATAGAGACAACATTTGATAATATAAAAGAATATCTGGAAACTGGGGATTGTAAAAATAAAATAAAATAATTTTTATAAAATCAAAAGGAAATATGTAAGATTGAAATTATAATTTAAATATATCAAACTTTAGACTTAGATATAAATTTATATTTTTTCAATGCAGTTATTATTTAAATGTTAATAACTATCTATGTTGGATAGTGTCAAAAAATTTAAAAAATGGGGAGATTTGTGGAAACAAAGCTCCCTTTTTAAAATAAAAAGATTAAAATTATGAAGAAAGGAAATAAAATGAACTTAAAACAACACTATAAAATAAAATTACAGGAAGATGCAGATAATTTTTCTTG
This genomic stretch from Fusobacterium sp. harbors:
- a CDS encoding Na+/H+ antiporter NhaC family protein, which translates into the protein MEYGILSVIPPLVAIILALVTKQTVFSLFLGLWIGTTIISDWNPIVGFPKMISDFFIPLIGNSWNAGMIMLIVSCGGFVYLIKVSGAAKAFGDYASKRVKSRKGAQLTAYFAAFAFIFTEPTLTLGAIMRPITERLRISRVKLAYICDVMGCPFATLSPITSYSTYAIGLIATQFALLGITDNPWTTYLKAIPYNFYAMFGMLALFFIIIFNLDIGPMYKAEKRAIETGELIGENDNPMGKYDLDENALFKDSNITLASFIVPLLALFATLIAMILWTGKAGENGIGGAFVNSNISLSITTGFLVASIAAGIMGAKAKIFKYADIVPMFCKGVALNSDIPIILVLAWSIGSLTGVMDLKGYLINIVAHYNIAAGLMPAFLFVVGAFVGFSTGSSWGVWAIIMPISLPIAHTFGVPMELMIGASLSGGVFGDHCSPISDTTILASTAAGSDHVEHVKTQLPYSMTVGISSIIGFLVGGLVSPILGLIVTAISIVTALFIFSRIAEKRNGKILGGVQ
- a CDS encoding Glu/Leu/Phe/Val dehydrogenase; protein product: MVKETLNPLLSAQAQVKKACDALGADPAVYELLKEPQRIIEISIPVKMDDGSLKTFKGYRSAHNDAVGPFKGGIRFHQNVNADEVKALSMWMSIKCQVTGIPYGGGKGGITVDPSELSQRELEQLSRGWVRGMFRYLGEKMDIPAPDVNTNGQIIAWMQDEYNKLAGEQTIGVFTGKPLSYGGSAGRNEATGFGVAVTMRETFKALGKDLAKATVAVQGFGNVGKFSAKNVIKLGGKVVAVAEFEKGKGAFAIYKAEGFTFEELEAAKTEGSLTKVADSKEITMEEFWALDVDAIAPCALENAITAKEAELIKALLICEGANGPVTPEADEILYKKGIIVTPDILTNAGGVTVSYFEWVQNLYGYYWTEAEVEEKEERAMVDAFKPIWELKVEKNVSFRQATYMKSIKKIAEAMKVRGWY
- a CDS encoding 2-hydroxyacid dehydrogenase encodes the protein MKVIFYGVRDVEVPIFEAVNKKFGYDVTLIPEYLTDEATARKALGYDAVVLRGNCFATKEILDIYKEMGVQYVMTRTVGVNHIDVPYAKELGFKTAYVPFYSPNAIAELALSLAMGLLRNVVYTVNRTKERNFIVDKQMFSKEVRNCTVGVVGLGRIGMTAARLFKGLGANVIGYDLFPKTGVEDIVTQVSMDELLEKSDIITLHAPYIKENGRVITKETLAKMKDGVILINTGRGELVDTAALVEALESGKVSGAGIDTLDNEVSIFFKDFGSNKLEDPYFEKLVEMYPKVLITPHVGSYTDEAALNMIETTFDNIKEYLETGDCKNKIK
- a CDS encoding GNAT family N-acetyltransferase, whose protein sequence is MNEQLICLKEINEENYNDCIALDVNEKQRAFVASNIYSIAQAYIYRDTVKLFCIYVGDTLIGFTMFNLEKEKDEYWICRFMIDKNYQRMGYGKKAIIKIVEFLKKERTENIKISFEPENILAMKLYSACGFKETGEVDEDGEIIMEIKIK